A genomic region of Venturia canescens isolate UGA chromosome 9, ASM1945775v1, whole genome shotgun sequence contains the following coding sequences:
- the Dbct gene encoding lipoamide acyltransferase component of branched-chain alpha-keto acid dehydrogenase complex, mitochondrial, with translation MALRVSAFVRLGKVACAGSGRFLSLSSAKYGTVVPFKLSDIGEGIREVTIKEWFVSPGDKVAQFDQICEVQSDKASVTITSRYDGHVRTLHYKIDETALVGDSLVDIELLDDIPGVTTDDQIRAEAGENLAASAPPNVHLAHVNHDDTNVESIKKFLTTPAVRRIAWENNIDLGEVTATGKNGRVLKEDLLGYLEKKSPGKSSTATGFRANFVTSPDQSASGIVSLKGYEKSMWKSMTQSLNIPHFVYSDECDVTKLVLYRSEVKDHMKEQGISLSFMPFFIKAASRALHEFPRLNSWLDESSQTLKLLKEHNISIAMDTPDGLVVPNIKNVENLSISEIAKELNRLQELGKKCSIPLGDICGGTFSLSNIGVVGGTYTKPVILQPQVVIGAIGKVQKLPRFDKLQNVIAADILTVSWAADHRVVDGVTMAKFSNRWRHFVENPSHLLL, from the exons ATGGCTTTGCGTGTTTCAGCGTTCGTGCGACTG GGCAAAGTCGCCTGTGCTGGAAGTGGTCGGTTTCTCTCGCTCAGCTCGGCCAAATATGGGACTGTCGTACCTTTCAAATTGTCCGACATCGGCGAGGGAATACGCGAAGTTACCATTAAAGAATG GTTCGTATCACCAGGCGACAAGGTAGCCCAATTCGATCAAATCTGCGAAGTGCAAAGTGACAAAGCATCGGTAACGATAACGAGTCGCTACGACGGTCATGTTCGAACGCTTCATTACAAGATCGATGAAACAGCGTTGGTGGGTGATTCCCTCGTGGATATCGAGTTATTGGACGATATTCCGGGTGTAACGACGGACGATCAGATAAGAGCGGAAGCCGGTGAAAATTTGGCCGCGAGTGCACCGCCGAATGTTCATCTCGCGCACGTCAATCACGACGACACGAATGttgaatcgattaaaaaattcctcACCACGCCGGCGGTGCGGCGAATCGCTTGGGAGAATAATATCGATCTCGGCGAGGTCACTGCGACCGGTAAAAATGGCAGAGTTCTCAAGGAAGATTTACTTGgctatttggaaaaaaaatcccccGGGAAGAGCTCGACGGCGACAGGATTTCGTGCCAATTTCGTTACAAGCCCTGATCAATCTGCTAGCGGAATTGTCTCTCTCAAAGGCTACGAAAAATCCATGTGGAAATCCATGACTCAGTCTCTC AACATACCTCATTTCGTCTACAGCGATGAGTGTGACGTGACGAAACTCGTGCTTTACAGAAGTGAGGTAAAGGATCACATGAAGGAGCAAGGAATCTCGTTGTCATTTATgccatttttcataaaagcaGCATCGCGGGCATTGCACGAATTTCCTCGATTGAATTCTTGGCTGGACGAAAGTTCCCAAACGCTTAAACTCCTCAAAGAACACAATATAAGTATTGCAATGGATACACCGGATGGTTTGGTCGTTCCGAACATAAAAAACGTGGAGAATCTCAGTATTTCCGAGATCGCTAAAGAATTGAATAGACTTCAAGAACTTGGGAAAAAATGTAGCATTCCTTTGGGTGACATTTGTGGAGGAACATTTTCTCTGTCGAATATTGGCGTC GTTGGAGGGACTTACACGAAACCAGTGATTCTCCAGCCCCAGGTGGTGATCGGTGCAATAGGAAAAGTCCAAAAACTGCCGAGGTTTGACAAGCTACAAAACGTGATTGCGGCGGATATATTGACGGTGAGCTGGGCGGCGGATCATCGAGTGGTGGACGGCGTGACGATGGCCAAATTCTCAAACCGTTGGCGACACTTCGTGGAGAATCCTTCTCATTTACTTTTATAA
- the mGluR gene encoding metabotropic glutamate receptor has product MTRASFLMVPFLNLLLTIQMTFYNYGGIGSSILVGSSKSPVEREAILIPGDIVLGGLFPVHEKGDSTCGPKIYNRGVQRLEAMLFAIDRINHEQTLLPGISLGVHILDTCSRDTYALNQSLHFVRASLSNLDISILECTDQSPPRIRKTASAGPIFGVIGGSYSSVSLQVANLLRLFHIPQISPASTAKALSDKTRFDYFARTVPPDTFQSIALVDVVKSANWSYVSTVYSEGSYGEYGIEVFTREATDRNVCIAAAEKVPSAADDKVFDSIIQKLSKKANARAVVLFTRAEDARRILEAARRSNLSQPFQWIASDGWGRQNKLVEGLEDEAEGAITVELQSENIPGFDDYMTSLTPETNRRNPWFGEYWEEVFGCTLRTNVPLVTNKSLTVCSPKLRLSPATGYEQESKVQFVVDAVYAFALALHNLQRDLCGKAQSLCTAMINYDKGTFYKKYLLNVSFTDLAGSEVKFDQHGDGLARYEILNFQKANQSGTNGYYYRVVGKWYNRLDLSTEELIWAKGTEEIPISACSLPCEPGMIRKQQGDTCCWVCDRCEEYEYVYDEKTCKDCQPGYWPHEDKRGCYALPIKHIKWTSGFAIAPAAISCLGIVVTLVVAGLMFKHRDTPVVRASGRELTIILLAGVLFCYLNTFLLLATPTTITCVLQRFGVGVSFSAVYGALLTKTNRIARIFDSASRSAVRPRYISPTSQVCIAAALIAFQVVLTLVWMIVEPPGTRHFYPDRRQVILKCNIQDMSFLFSQLYNAFLIAVSTIYAVKTRKIPENFNESKFIGFTMYTTCIIWLAFVPIYFGTGNAHETQITTLCVAISLSASVTLVCLYSPKVYIIVFQPDKNIRGKVTMGGSTFKKPGSSVGTSSVTRYTGCETGSEHVPLRSALCAVVQTSVGVTEISLASNASNQTNNEQVAQL; this is encoded by the exons ATGACTCGAGCTTCGTTTCTTATGGTCCCGTTCCTCAATCTGTTGCTGACGATTCAAATGACTTTTTACAATTACGGTGGGATCGGTAGCTCGATCTTGGTCGGATCGAGCAAATCTCCGGTGGAACGGGAGGCGATTTTGATACCCGGAGACATCGTTCTCGGCGGCTTGTTTCCCGTACACGAAAAAGGCGACTCTACCTGCGGCCCGAAAATTTATAATCGTGGCGTTCAGAGACTCGAGGCCATGCTCTTCGCGATCGATCGCATCAACCACGAACAGACATTGCTGCCCGGAATCTCCCTCGGTGTTCACATACTCGACACCTGCAGCCGCGACACTTACGCCCTTAATCAAAGCCTCCATTTCGTCAGAGCCTCCCTCTCCAATCTTGACATCAGCATCCTCGAATGCACCGATCAGTCTCCACCCAGGATCCGGAAAACTGCGAGCGCCGGACCCATCTTCGGAGTCATTGGAGGATCCTACAGCTCGGTTTCCCTTCAG GTTGCCAATCTCCTAAGACTCTTTCACATACCGCAAATATCACCAGCCTCAACGGCCAAGGCGCTCAGCGACAAGACGAGATTCGATTACTTCGCGAGAACCGTGCCACCCGATACTTTTCAATCAATCGCTCTAGTCGATGTTGTTAAGAGTGCCAACTGGTCGTACGTGTCGACCGTATACTCCGAGGGATCCTACGGCGAGTACGGCATCGAG GTTTTCACGAGAGAGGCCACGGACAGGAACGTGTGTATAGCAGCAGCGGAAAAGGTCCCGAGTGCCGCGGACGACAAGGTGTTCGACAGCATAATTCAGAAGCTGTCAAAAAAGGCGAATGCACGCGCGGTCGTGTTGTTCACGAGGGCGGAAGACGCGAGAAGAATTTTGGAGGCTGCGAGGAGATCGAATCTGAGCCAGCCGTTCCAATGGATCGCGAGCGACGGCTGGGGCCGGCAAAACAAACTGGTTGAGGGCCTCGAGGACGAGGCCGAGGGAGCCATCACCGTGGAATTACAGTCGGAAAATATTCCCGGTTTTGATGATTACATGACGTCACTCACGCCCGAAACTAATCGGCGTAATCCATGGTTCGGCGAGTACTGGGAGGAAGTATTTGGATGTACATTACGCACGAATGTACCTCTCGTTACCAACAAATCCCTGACTGTGTGCTCGCCCAAACTACGCCTAAGCCCTGCCACCGGTTACGAACAGGAATCAAAGGTCCAGTTCGTCGTTGATGCCGTATACGCTTTCGCCCTCGCCCTTCATAATCTCCAGAGGGATTTGTGCGGAAAGGCTCAATCTCTCTGTACCGCTATGATTAATTACGACAAGGGCACATTCTACAAGAAATATCTCCTCAACGTCTCTTTCACCG ATCTCGCTGGAAGCGAAGTCAAATTCGATCAACACGGCGACGGATTAGCGCGGTATGAAATCCTCAATTTCCAGAAGGCCAATCAAAGCGGAACAAACGGATATTACTATCGG GTGGTTGGAAAATGGTACAACCGTTTGGACCTGAGCACGGAGGAGCTCATCTGGGCGAAGGGGACGGAGGAGATACCGATTTCAGCGTGCTCGTTGCCATGCGAGCCTGGAATGATCCGGAAGCAACAGGGTGACACCTGTTGCTGGGTTTGCGATCGTTGCGAGGAATACGAGTACGTTTACGACGAGAAAACGTGTAAGGACTGTCAGCCGGGATATTGGCCGCACGAGGATAAGCGCGGTTGTTACGCGTTGCCGATAAAGCATATTAAATGGACGAGTGGATTCGCGATCGCACCGGCGGCGATCTCGTGTTTGGGGATTGTCGTGACGTTGGTAGTTGCGGGACTGATGTTCAAGCATCGTGATACCCCGGTCGTTCGTGCCTCCGGACGTGAATTGACGATAATATTATTAGCCGGAGTTCTCTTCTGTTATTTGAACACTTTTCTCTTGCTGGCTACGCCGACGACGATCACCTGTGTTCTCCAGCGGTTCGGCGTCGGGGTAAGTTTCAGCGCGGTCTACGGCGCCCTTTTGACCAAGACGAATAGAATCGCCCGGATCTTCGATTCCGCATCGAGGTCGGCGGTCCGACCGCGTTACATAAGCCCGACCTCGCAAGTTTGCATCGCAGCCGCCCTCATCGCCTTCCAAGTGGTCCTCACCCTGGTCTGGATGATCGTCGAGCCCCCTGGAACGAGGCACTTTTATCCGGACCGACGACAAGTAATCCTCAAGTGCAACATCCAAGACATGAGTTTTCTATTCTCTCAACTCTACAACGCCTTCCTCATCGCCGTCTCGACCATCTACGCGGTTAAAACTCGCAAAATACCCGAAAACTTTAACGAGAGCAAGTTCATCGGCTTCACCATGTATACCACCTGCATCATCTGGCTCGCTTTCGTACCCATCTACTTCGGCACCGGCAACGCCCACGAAACCCAAATCACCACCCTCTGCGTCGCCATCAGCTTAAGTGCTTCCGTTACTCTCGTTTGTTTATACTCACCCAAAGTCTATATTATAGTCTTCCAGCCCGATAAAAATATACGAGGCAAGGTCACCATGGGTGGCAGCACCTTTAAGAAACCTGGCAGCAGCGTCGGCACCTCCTCCGTCACCAGAT ACACTGGATGCGAAACGGGAAGTGAACACGTGCCCCTTCGAAGTGCCCTTTGCGCGGTGGTGCAAACGTCCGTCGGCGTTACGGAGATTTCTTTAGCTTCGAACGCTTCGAATCAGACGAATAACGAGCAAGTTGCCCAGCTCTAA